In one Lasioglossum baleicum chromosome 17, iyLasBale1, whole genome shotgun sequence genomic region, the following are encoded:
- the LOC143217550 gene encoding uncharacterized protein LOC143217550 — protein MTEQTNNLITIFIDFPFPAEFRCPECFGKPGIRLGGTYKSHCDLIKHAKKNHPGHSVVHRCGECGEHGKGAYPLKSVKTHHTAAHSSGSGRSGTRGACGSSTCTTVRSSPSATGNINCSVPSGAESILRLTGAGTATTTTATASTTTCTATTMTLTTCTTTTTTTTACGMRRSAAQRPRISGGAPPPSTGPAAAPTTRAAATASTMTTTTTTSTTTRRPSSSLRQSTLSFGSVASAKGTTTGTATRTDRTPPTTTATRARAVTRPSTTPPPPTATARVVPAAAAAPAASSRRSSTPPPPPAPVRNRLALKRTRATAATTKTTTTTPPPSTASARVASAAAAAPAASSRKSKTPPPPPAPVRQKLLSLRRTATRADPPRTSATPPPPPTSVGTRPAAAAAPTASSRKSKTPPPPPALAKPRIISVRAVNIAVKKLPSPHQTTSTTTTTKRDGGTRRSDGSVSGSTPPSGTRAAPAAKSRTGPGAAQRATPSPSTRKSTPEPPREKPASGAARRKRGSTVSPTAKAPTTSPRGPVTRSRGASVPLDLGDILKRTTALTTTRRKAAPKAGSKKSPRRTGSGRDRASPAPTTPPSVPTTRTFTSTIRTAASPSYAAVTAGATVVSAAPAGDQTEGGRRLRSFTRASSLPPECSTAARSSPPLATILRGASASPPSPPTIYGEQGSGRGCCVVSCMAPATLTTTTVTTTVSGGPIVTSRPLAGGVERGMKRTLSRTAVPSLPPIEEVTVTPGPTRTAAVAPLPAIEGREEEEGAEDDDSSPLPWSPAVSKRRRRRQRVLSSSPTSPSGFRSPIPETLQPPTRTPAHTPPARETRAPGAPRRPSAGAQRPPSPLPAPVTEGATRGATTTATTTTVTPRNRSSAASRRGARRGTATGSRGNTENVSDRAPADSARTNRLRDLRDMFNRLGGFASRFRSVGGNTPGSSHPGGCGTGTTNAPAGVGVVPTDLQTPRDPEHRRSVPAGQPRPRPRASLRREQVALAEERRLLIGLAGAVDSIQDLEEVATTIAAFFQRFGSRPAEVGENTRGRPTAAAGRERRVGGASASRPPGRPEPEAARSTDQVAEATRIQRLFRQNRRRAVQEVLMGAPAQCQVPKDQVHQHFLDMYSPASTPPASGPLGFPSEAPTAASDAALVRPFGVSEVDRRLRRMSNSAPGPDGLTYRDLRKADPGCAVLTAFFNLCQRLESVPASWKSSNTVMIHKKGDRGDLSNWRPLAMSDTTPKLFAAVLADRLVKWALHNERLSPQQKGFLPCEGCYEQNYVLQEVLNDARRGRRQVVVAWLDLSNAFGSVPHSTIYHAFAEARVPEPFRNILEGLYDGCTTRVRSSQGFTDPVPILSGVKQGCPLSPVAFNLALESVLRAASETSAGYTLQGRRYNILGYADDMALVADTPEGMETLLRTVEAAAKRIGLRFNPAKCATLHQDSRGTRRAVPTCFSLQGQGLKSLAAGVPYEHLGVPTGFQVKQTPLLTIEELVRDLRSVDRSLLAPWQKCEAVGTFILPRLDFMLRGAHVEKGPLKVADKLVKKLAKSWLNLPQRASAEVIYLPPSRGGCGLLPLADLADALVVGHAFRLLTAPDPAISGLARDSLRGAVARKIGRPPTEQDLADYLSGSLEGEFARTSSDFSTLWSRARNAARRLGDMLQLRWEWSAARQELGLRLRGSRGRTTVVTPVARTQVLHRLRAAVTEFYHHRLNSKPDQGKVFGVSSRTRVSNHFLRGGSFTRFADWRFVHRARLDVLPLNGARRWGEGDKRCRRCGGALETLPHVLCHCRPHSAAWQLRHDAVVSRISRACRLPGNLRVNQRVEGLTGDLEALRPDIVVRHEPSKSVVIIDVTVTFENGIEAFEAARLRKIQKYLPIAAVLEEQGYRVVTDAIVVGALGSWDQANEPVLKVLRISTKYASMMRRLIVSETIRWGRDIYVEHVSGVRQYAAAPAAVPAPELPLPLDSKSREYSPKLRAKFRFERRIAQVRECSCDHLEPRSDRGATGRRGGGPHLQRLHRAAGNTWTPLQDLEWVTDPSRPWRFFRLELKNFSKYRQASVQPSSGRSLHEELERVPRSTAR, from the exons ACCGGAGCTGgtaccgccaccaccaccacggCCACGGCGTCGACGACGACGTGCACGGCGACGACGATGACGTTGACGACGTgcaccacgacgacgacgacgacgacagcgtgCGGGATGCGGCGGTCTGCAGCCCAACGACCAAGGATCTCCGGGGGGGCCCCTCCACCATCCACGGGCCCCGCAGCTGCTCCGACCACCCGTGCAGCTGCCACTGcgtcgacgatgacgacgacaacgacgacctcGACGACCACCAGACGCCCGTCCTCCTCCCTAAGACAGAGCACGCTGTCTTTCGGCAGCGTTGCTTCTGCCAAGGGGACGACGACGGGGACGGCGACGAGGACGGACAGAACGCCACCGACAACGACGGCGACAAGGGCGAGGGCAGTTACAAGGCCTTCAACGACGCCACCACCACCGACGGCGACCGCACGGGTCGTACCGGCCGCGGCGGCGGCGCCGGCGGCTTCCTCGAGGAGGTCGTCgacgcccccgccgcccccggcGCCCGTGCGGAACAGACTGGCCTTGAAGAGGACGAGGGCGACAGCGGCCACCaccaagacgacgacgacgacgccaccaCCATCGACGGCGTCCGCACGGGTTGCATcggctgcggcggcggcgccggcggcctcctccaggaagtcgaagacgcccccgccgcccccggcGCCCGTGCGGCAGAAGCTGCTGTCCCTCCGAAGGACGGCGACGAGGGCGGACCCTCCGAGGACCTCGGCTACCCCCCCACCACCTCCAACCAGCGTGGGGACCAGGccggctgcggcggcggcgccgacggcttcctccaggaagtcgaagacgcccccgccgcccccggcCTTAGCGAAGCCGAGGATCATCTCCGTAAGGGCCGTCAACATCGCCGTGAAGAAACTGCCCTCGCCCCACCAGACAACGTcgacgacgactacgacgaaGAGAGACGGCGGGACGAGACGGAGTGACGGCTCTGTTTCAGGGTCAACACCACCATCAGGGACCAGGGCAGCGCCCGCTGCCAAGAGCCGGACCGGACCAGGAGCCGCCCAACGAGCCACCCCGAGTCCATCGACACGCAAGTCGACCCCGGAGCCGCCCCGCGAGAAGCCTGCCAGCGGGGCGGCGAGGAGGAAGAGGGGGTCGACGGTCTCCCCTACAGCGAAGGCCCCGACAACCAGCCCGAGGGGGCCAGTCACCAGGAGTAGGGGAGCCAGCGTGCCGCTGGATCTCGGGGACATCCTAAAGCGGACGACAGCCCTCACCACCACCCGGAGGAAGGCGGCTCCGAAAGCCGGCTCTAAGAAGTCGCCGAGGAGGACGGGGTCGGGGCGGGACAGGGCTTCGCCCGCCCCCACCACCCCGCCGAGCGTCCCGACCACCCGGACGTTCACCTCGACGATCAGGACGGCGGCATCACCATCCTACGCCGCCGTCACAGCGGGCGCAACGGTGGTCAGCGCGGCGCCAGCAGGGGACCAAACGGAAGGAGGAAGAAGGCTGCGGTCGTTCACTCGGGCGTCTTCACTACCGCCCGAGTGCTCGACCGCAGCCCGCAGCAGCCCCCCCCTCGCCACCATCCTGAGGGGAGCTTCCGCCTCTCCTCCCTCCCCACCCACCATCTACGGGGAGCAGGGGAGCGGAAGAGGCTGCTGTGTGGTCTCTTGCATGGCGCCGGCAACACTTACCACGACCACCGTCACCACCACCGTCAGCGGGGGGCCCATCGTCACCTCGCGGCCCCTCGCGGGGGGAGTGGAGAGGGGAATGAAGAGGACTCTGTCGCGGACAGCAGTCCCCTCCCTCCCCCCCATCGAGGAAGTGACGGTTACCCCTGGTCCCACCCGGACAGCGGCCGTCGCCCCCCTTCCGGCCATCGAGGggagagaagaggaggagggggCGGAGGATGATGATTCCTCCCCCCTCCCGTGGTCTCCCGCCGTCTCTAAGAGACGACGCCGCCGACAACGAGTTCTGTCTTCGTCGCCTACATCTCCGTCTGGTTTCAGGTCGCCGATCCCGGAGACGCTGCAGCCGCCGACGAGGACACCAGCCCACACGCCACCAGCGCGGGAGACGAGGGCGCCAGGTGCACCACGCCGACCATCCGCGGGTGCCCAGCGTCCTCCATCGCCCCTACCAGCTCCGGTCACCGAGGGAGCAACGAGGGgggccaccaccaccgccaccactaCCACCGTCACGCCGAGGAACCGGTCCTCGGCCGCATCGCGCAGGGGCGCGCGACGAGGGACGGCGACGGGAAGCAGGGGCAACACCGAGAACGTGAGCGATCGGGCCCCTGCCGACTCCGCGCGGACGAACCGACTCCGAGATTTACGCGATATGTTTAATCGCTTGGGAGGGTTCGCGTCGCGCTTTCGTAGTGTGGGTGGGAATACCCCTGGGAGCTCGCACCCGGGTGGTTGTGGAACGGGGACAACGAATGCCCCTGCGGGCGTCGGTGTAGTGCCCACCGACCTCCAAACCCCGCGAGACCCGGAGCATCGCCGGTCTGTGCCTGCTGGTCAGCCTCGCCCCCGCCCGCGCGCATCCCTTAGAAGGGAGCAAGTCGCGTTGGCGGAGGAAAGGCGCTTACTGATCGGTTTGGCCGGGGCCGTCGATAGTATTCAAGATCTGGAAGAGGTGGCGACTACGATCGCCGCCTTCTTCCAACGCTTCGGGTCAAGACCCGCGGAGGTTGGAGAAAATACAAGGGGAAGGCCAACCGCTgctgcggggagggagaggcgtGTCGGAGGTGCATCGGCATCGCGCCCTCCCGGTCGTCCTGAACCGGAGGCTGCAAGAAGCACGGACCAAGTCGCAGAGGCAACGCGGATCCAGAGGCTGTTTCGGCAAAACCGCAGGCGTGCGGTCCAGGAGGTGTTGATGGGCGCCCCGGCGCAATGCCAGGTCCCGAAGGACCAGGTACATCAACACTTCCTCGACATGTACTCACCTGCGAGTACGccaccagcctctgggcctcTCGGCTTTCCTTCAGAGGCTCCAACGGCGGCGAGCGACGCGGCACTGGTTCGGCCTTTCGGAGTGAGTGAGGTGGATCGTCGACTCCGGCGGATGTCAAACTCCGCTCCGGGGCCAGACGGTCTGACTTACCGTGATCTCCGGAAGGCCGACCCAGGCTGCGCCGTTCTGACCGCCTTTTTCAACCTATGTCAAAGGTTGGAGTCGGTCCCTGCTTCTTGGAAGTCTTCGAACACTGTGATGATTCACAAGAAGGGCGACCGGGGGGATCTTTCGAACTGGCGGCCACTAGCCATGTCCGACACGACCCCCAAACTCTTCGCGGCGGTGCTTGCCGACCGCCTCGTCAAGTGGGCCCTACATAATGAGCGGCTTAGCCCTCAACAGAAGGGCTTCCTGCCGTGCGAGGGATGCTATGAGCAGAACTACGTGCTGCAGGAGGTCCTTAACGACGCTCGCAGGGGCAGGCGTCAGGTGGTGGTTGCGTGGCTGGACCTGTCGAACGCGTTCGGCTCGGTCCCCCACTCAACCATATACCACGCCTTCGCGGAGGCCAGAGTCCCCGAGCCCTTCCGTAACATCCTGGAAGGGCTCTACGACGGGTGCACCACCCGTGTGCGAAGCTCACAGGGCTTCACAGACCCTGTCCCCATCCTCTCCGGAGTGAAGCAAGGATGCCCGCTGAGCCCTGTGGCGTTTAACCTTGCCCTGGAATCGGTGCTTCGTGCAGCTTCCGAGACCTCAGCGGGTTACACGCTCCAGGGCCGGCGGTACAACATCCTTGGCTACGCCGACGACATGGCACTAGTTGCCGACACTCCGGAGGGGATGGAAACACTGTTGAGAACAGTGGAGGCTGCAGCAAAGAGGATTGGACTTCGGTTCAACCCGGCGAAGTGTGCAACACTGCATCAGGACAGCAGAGGCACTCGCCGGGCTGTCCCCACCTGCTTCAGCCTACAGGGTCAGGGGTTGAAATCCCTGGCAGCAGGAGTGCCATACGAGCATCTCGGAGTCCCCACGGGATTCCAGGTGAAACAGACTCCGCTCCTGACGATCGAGGAGCTCGTCCGCGATCTCCGCTCCGTCGATCGTTCCCTCCTCGCCCCGTGGCAAAAGTGTGAGGCGGTCGGGACATTTATATTGCCCCGCCTCGACTTCATGCTGCGGGGAGCCCATGTGGAGAAAGGTCCTTTAAAAGTCGCGGATAAGCTCGTTAAGAAGCTCGCGAAATCCTGGCTCAACCTGCCTCAGAGAGCCAGCGCGGAAGTGATCTACCTCCCCCCCAGTAGGGGAGGATGTGGATTACTTCCGCTTGCTGACCTGGCCGACGCGCTGGTCGTCGGGCATGCGTTCCGTCTTCTGACGGCGCCTGACCCGGCGATCAGCGGGCTGGCCAGAGATTCTCTGAGGGGGGCGGTAGCCAGGAAAATCGGTCGTCCACCTACCGAGCAGGATCTGGCGGACTACCTCTCCGGCTCGCTGGAGGGGGAGTTCGCCAGAACCAGCAGCGACTTCTCCACATTGTGGTCGAGGGCACgaaacgcggcgcggcgattagGAGACATGCTCCAATTGCGATGGGAGTGGAGCGCTGCACGCCAGGAACTGGGTCTTAGACTCCGAGGCTCACGCGGGCGCACGACGGTCGTAACACCCGTGGCTCGGACCCAGGTGTTGCACCGACTGAGGGCGGCGGTGACGGAATTTTACCATCACCGGCTGAATAGCAAGCCGGACCAGGGGAAGGTCTTCGGGGTGTCGTCGCGGACGAGAGTGTCAAACCACTTCCTCCGCGGCGGCAGTTTCACCCGCTTCGCTGATTGGCGCTTCGTCCACCGAGCTCGCCTCGACGTCTTACCTCTTAATGGGGCTAGACGCTGGGGCGAGGGTGACAAGCGTTGCCGGCGATGCGGGGGGGCCCTGGAGACCTTGCCCCATGTGCTGTGTCACTGCCGCCCCCACTCGGCTGCCTGGCAACTGCGCCACGACGCCGTCGTCTCGCGGATTTCGCGAGCCTGCCGACTGCCGGGGAACCTAAGGGTAAACCAAAGGGTCGAGGGTCTCACCGGCGATCTGGAGGCGCTCAGGCCTGACATCGTTGTCAGGCATGAGCCCTCGAAAAGCGTCGTGATCATCGATGTGACCGTGACCTTCGAGAACGGCATCGAAGCTTTCGAAGCCGCAAGGCTCCGGaagatacaaaagtatcttcCGATCGCGGCCGTTCTCGAGGAGCAGGGTTACCGAGTTGTGACCGACGCGATCGTCGTGGGGGCCCTCGGCTCATGGGATCAAGCCAATGAGCCGGTGCTCAAAGTGCTGCGTATTAGCACGAAATACGCAAGCATGATGCGCCGGCTCATTGTCTCTGAGACCATCCGGTGGGGTCGGGACATCTACGTGGAGCACGTGTCGGGGGTCCGACAGTATGCCGCTGCTCCCGCCGCCGTCCCCGCCCCGGAGCTTCCCCTGCCCCTTGACTCG AAATCGAGGGAATACTCTCCCAAATTACGGGCAAAATTTCGTTTCGAGCGCCGCATCGCTCAAGTTCGCGAGTGTTCGTGCGATCACCTGGAGCCGAGGAGCGATCGGGGCGCGACTGGCCGCCGAGGAGGAGGACCACACCTTCAGCGTCTCCACCGAGCAGCCGGGAACACGTGGACACCTCTGCAGGACCTCGAGTGGG TCACCGATCCGAGTAGGCCTTGGAGATTCTTCAGACTTGAGCTGAAGAATTTCTCCAAGTACCGCCAAGCATCGGTGCAGCCCTCTAGCGGTAGATCCCTGCACGAGGAGCTGGAACGAGTTCCTCGATCGACCGCTAGATAG